A genomic stretch from Bradyrhizobium sp. 195 includes:
- a CDS encoding alpha-hydroxy acid oxidase, with translation MKHITCIDDLRALHKRRVPKAFFDYCDRGSYAEETLRANREDMQAIKFRQRILVDVSKRDTSTTILGEPSTMPLMLAPVGLLGMQHGDGEIHACRAAQAAGIPFTQSTMSICSIEDIAANVEKPFWFQLYVMKDRGFIKELIERAIAAKCSALVLTVDLQVIGQRHADIKNGMTVPPEWSLSKLLDFASKPAWVSGVLQGKRRTFGNIAGHVKNTEDLNRLAEWTASQFDTSLSWKDVEWVRSIWPGKLIIKGILDVEDAEEAAKTGAQALVVSNHGGRQLDGAPSSIEVLPEIADAVGDKMEIMFDGGIRSGQDVMRALALGAKSCMLGRAYAYGLGAGGQAGVAKAIDIIQKELLTTMGLCGVNRIDEIDDHIIAM, from the coding sequence ATGAAGCATATTACCTGTATCGACGATCTTCGCGCCCTGCATAAGCGCCGCGTGCCGAAGGCGTTCTTCGACTATTGCGACCGCGGCTCCTATGCCGAGGAAACGCTGCGCGCCAACCGCGAGGACATGCAGGCGATCAAGTTCCGCCAGCGCATCCTGGTCGACGTCTCCAAGCGCGACACCTCGACCACGATCCTCGGTGAGCCCTCGACCATGCCGCTGATGCTCGCGCCCGTCGGTCTGCTCGGCATGCAGCATGGCGACGGCGAGATCCACGCCTGCCGCGCCGCGCAGGCCGCCGGTATCCCGTTCACGCAGTCGACCATGTCGATCTGCTCGATCGAGGACATCGCCGCCAATGTCGAGAAGCCGTTCTGGTTCCAGCTCTACGTCATGAAGGACCGCGGCTTCATCAAGGAATTGATCGAGCGCGCCATCGCGGCCAAGTGCAGCGCGCTTGTGCTGACCGTGGACCTCCAGGTGATCGGCCAGCGCCATGCCGACATCAAGAACGGCATGACGGTGCCCCCCGAGTGGTCGCTGTCGAAGCTGCTGGATTTCGCCAGCAAACCGGCCTGGGTCTCCGGCGTGCTTCAAGGCAAGCGCCGCACCTTCGGCAACATCGCCGGTCACGTGAAGAACACCGAGGATCTCAACCGCCTTGCCGAATGGACGGCGTCGCAGTTCGACACCTCGCTGAGCTGGAAGGACGTCGAGTGGGTCCGCAGCATCTGGCCGGGCAAGCTGATCATCAAGGGCATCCTCGACGTCGAGGATGCCGAGGAAGCGGCCAAGACCGGCGCGCAGGCCCTCGTCGTCTCCAACCATGGCGGCCGTCAGCTCGACGGCGCGCCGTCATCGATCGAGGTGCTGCCGGAGATCGCCGACGCGGTCGGTGACAAAATGGAGATCATGTTCGACGGCGGCATCCGCTCCGGCCAGGACGTGATGCGCGCGCTCGCCCTCGGCGCAAAGTCCTGCATGCTCGGCCGCGCCTACGCCTATGGCTTGGGGGCCGGCGGTCAGGCCGGCGTCGCCAAGGCGATCGACATCATCCAGAAAGAGCTGCTCACCACCATGGGTTTGTGCGGCGTCAACCGGATCGACGAGATCGACGATCATATCATTGCGATGTGA